The following coding sequences lie in one Porphyromonas asaccharolytica DSM 20707 genomic window:
- a CDS encoding InlB B-repeat-containing protein, whose protein sequence is MKRLLPILLCFLAFAVPRVYGQKTYPVTFSAMEGGTIRATVVSPWETITSGQNVSAGLDVNFYAEANEGYQLDYWEVNGERNDLTDYTLPTENLQAPLNVVAHFKTAPADGYAVHFSVVGEGSIKASYLATSGWGNTDVKDGDMVPAGTRVSFEVSPKGDKDVGHWTINGKKDNDSYGKKEVVYTVIAETTLSVEVIDPVYDQLTYEATEGATLEAYFNWSPINSGDSVKRGSAVTFTPRFEDAYKLDHWEINGSLYPQSANGSSIEYKIMDKTHVKLFARMKDQLTINFSAEANGEVVGFKKESSSYNATFAEVASGEKLYEESQVILLAKPSEGYHLVGWTLAGDTIGKESPLIYKVKEGDNTIVAHFAAGADTETIPVHFSSSDGGKVTGKMSLYSPYYTQVPVKDGYPIAKGSSIDFTAVPDSLYMVKSWSVNGKSDEFYNGKKEFSHSFYSEDTLYVEFNQFTPRVVTFEASPAEGGRVDVKDSYWENVTSGGIVPDGSKISIYAYKEDGYAFDYWEIDGVRSTAYETSKIYDYVVTADVAFKAIFKKLAVLPVTFSATGAGSVTGKIGYWGDQINSGDSIQEDTSLRFTATADAGAKLLNWTINSVDTLAGQTDISYYVRPDKANTIVANFVSTTAPKAVVTFTYDGEGALACTDKLDNTPIASGDSIAIGNTLQFVATPSTGYSVSGWTINGEELFPGQTTIEYTVVEGTNDIKAHFKEGAATEGHLVTFFATPNEGGVVTATYFGEGYTLVPFNSGDRVKESSWLTFTAKANEGYELEKWIVDGEEQPLDDSTPNQYIHTIHADLTVEAVFKQNTPAPSKVTLTYGVATEGGKLSVLAYPATGDPYTVNSGDEVDYATNLFFQAEADPGYTVEKWTVNGKEDTFAGNDNMLSMAIQKNSDVQVYFKKADDTNDGYTVTFAADPFECGIVTATYAEGFSNVDIVSGNKVPEGKYVTFKAEAYAGYEFEKFTVNGLDAPVDFTNPEQYATELTGDLNVVAIFKGSTPVEEHTVTFAADPTEGGTVTATYYDNDKEEEVPFETGAKFTGDETYLTFTAKANDGYKIVSWIANDEDVTPSNPTVYEHQLKADLDLKVVFKKVYPLTLTATKGGSLAAKVGDKELKSGDNVTEGTKVTIEATPETGYELTALTAGSEDILATKSFEMKGATEVKATFTKLQKNYVVTLQSNEHGTISIQEKVDLKAVPEGTKLTVVAKGANDKCELTKLTANGKDILKDMTFTVTEDMTVVAEFVDHTGLEAATTATLSLYPNPAKEYAIVAGLAPEATVALYTLEGQLITRLRADRSGSLQIDLTALSDGTYLVVTESASQRLVIKH, encoded by the coding sequence ATGAAAAGACTATTACCCATTCTGCTATGCTTCTTAGCGTTTGCAGTGCCACGGGTCTACGGTCAGAAGACCTACCCCGTGACCTTCAGCGCTATGGAGGGAGGCACGATCAGAGCGACCGTTGTCTCTCCGTGGGAAACCATCACGTCAGGTCAAAATGTCTCTGCCGGACTAGATGTCAACTTCTACGCAGAGGCCAATGAAGGCTACCAGCTAGACTACTGGGAGGTCAATGGTGAGCGAAACGACCTCACCGACTACACCCTTCCTACAGAGAACCTACAAGCGCCGCTCAATGTAGTTGCGCACTTCAAGACAGCCCCTGCTGACGGCTATGCGGTTCATTTCTCCGTCGTCGGAGAGGGAAGTATAAAAGCCTCTTACCTTGCCACATCTGGGTGGGGCAATACAGACGTCAAGGATGGAGACATGGTGCCAGCAGGTACACGTGTCTCCTTTGAGGTGTCGCCCAAGGGAGACAAAGACGTAGGTCACTGGACCATCAATGGTAAAAAGGACAACGATAGCTACGGCAAGAAGGAAGTCGTCTACACGGTTATTGCCGAGACTACGCTGAGCGTAGAGGTCATTGATCCTGTCTATGACCAGCTCACCTACGAGGCTACAGAAGGCGCAACACTAGAGGCGTACTTTAATTGGAGTCCCATCAACTCAGGGGACTCTGTCAAGCGTGGCTCAGCTGTTACCTTTACTCCTCGCTTTGAGGATGCTTACAAGCTCGACCACTGGGAGATCAACGGATCACTCTATCCGCAAAGTGCTAATGGCTCGTCTATAGAGTATAAGATCATGGACAAGACCCATGTCAAGCTCTTTGCGCGCATGAAAGACCAGCTGACCATCAACTTCTCCGCAGAGGCAAATGGAGAGGTCGTAGGCTTTAAGAAAGAAAGCAGTAGTTACAATGCCACCTTCGCAGAGGTCGCTTCTGGTGAAAAGCTCTACGAAGAGTCTCAAGTGATCCTATTAGCTAAGCCTAGCGAGGGGTATCATCTCGTCGGCTGGACGCTCGCAGGAGACACTATCGGCAAGGAGAGTCCTCTCATCTATAAGGTTAAAGAGGGTGACAACACCATCGTCGCACACTTTGCCGCAGGAGCTGATACAGAGACTATTCCAGTACACTTCTCCTCTAGTGATGGCGGTAAGGTTACAGGCAAAATGAGCTTGTACAGTCCTTACTATACGCAAGTTCCTGTCAAGGATGGCTACCCCATCGCAAAGGGTTCAAGCATCGACTTCACAGCAGTACCTGACTCCCTCTATATGGTAAAGAGCTGGAGTGTCAATGGTAAGAGCGATGAGTTCTACAATGGTAAGAAAGAGTTCTCACACTCCTTCTATTCAGAGGACACACTCTATGTTGAGTTCAATCAGTTTACTCCTCGCGTTGTCACGTTTGAAGCCTCTCCTGCTGAGGGAGGTAGAGTAGACGTCAAGGACAGCTACTGGGAAAATGTCACCTCAGGGGGCATCGTACCCGACGGTAGCAAGATCTCAATCTACGCTTACAAGGAAGATGGTTACGCCTTTGACTATTGGGAGATCGATGGCGTACGCAGTACTGCGTATGAGACGAGTAAGATCTACGACTACGTAGTAACGGCGGATGTCGCCTTCAAGGCTATCTTTAAGAAGCTAGCTGTGCTACCTGTCACCTTCTCTGCAACTGGAGCTGGCTCCGTAACTGGTAAGATAGGATATTGGGGTGATCAGATAAACTCTGGAGACTCTATCCAGGAGGACACCTCACTCCGCTTCACCGCTACGGCTGATGCTGGTGCTAAGCTACTTAACTGGACCATCAACAGTGTAGACACACTCGCTGGTCAGACAGATATCTCCTACTATGTCCGACCAGACAAGGCCAACACGATCGTTGCCAACTTCGTATCGACTACAGCTCCTAAGGCTGTCGTCACCTTTACATACGATGGCGAGGGTGCACTCGCTTGTACAGACAAGCTAGACAATACACCCATTGCCAGTGGTGACTCGATTGCTATCGGCAATACGCTTCAGTTCGTCGCTACACCTAGCACGGGTTACTCTGTATCTGGATGGACGATCAATGGTGAGGAGCTCTTCCCCGGGCAGACGACCATCGAGTACACAGTCGTAGAGGGTACCAACGATATCAAGGCACACTTCAAGGAGGGCGCAGCGACTGAGGGACACTTAGTCACCTTCTTCGCCACACCTAACGAGGGTGGTGTCGTGACAGCTACCTACTTTGGAGAAGGGTATACACTAGTCCCCTTCAATTCTGGTGATCGAGTTAAAGAGTCTAGCTGGCTCACCTTCACAGCAAAGGCTAACGAAGGCTATGAGCTAGAAAAGTGGATTGTTGATGGCGAGGAGCAACCTCTCGATGATTCCACTCCTAATCAGTATATTCACACCATCCATGCAGACCTTACGGTAGAGGCTGTCTTCAAGCAGAATACGCCTGCACCTAGCAAGGTGACACTCACCTACGGTGTAGCTACCGAAGGTGGTAAGCTATCCGTCTTAGCTTATCCAGCAACTGGAGATCCCTACACTGTAAATAGTGGGGACGAGGTAGACTATGCTACAAACTTGTTCTTCCAGGCAGAAGCTGATCCAGGATACACGGTAGAGAAGTGGACTGTCAACGGCAAGGAGGATACCTTCGCTGGCAACGACAATATGCTATCGATGGCCATCCAAAAGAACTCTGACGTTCAGGTATACTTCAAGAAGGCTGACGATACCAACGACGGCTACACCGTCACCTTCGCAGCTGATCCTTTTGAGTGCGGTATCGTCACAGCAACTTACGCCGAAGGCTTCAGTAACGTTGATATAGTTTCTGGCAACAAGGTGCCTGAAGGCAAATATGTAACCTTCAAAGCTGAGGCATACGCTGGCTATGAGTTCGAGAAGTTTACCGTCAATGGTCTAGACGCTCCCGTGGACTTTACCAACCCAGAGCAGTACGCTACCGAGCTCACTGGGGATCTCAACGTAGTCGCCATCTTCAAGGGTTCAACTCCTGTTGAGGAGCACACGGTAACCTTTGCAGCTGATCCTACCGAGGGTGGTACCGTCACGGCTACTTACTATGACAATGACAAGGAGGAGGAGGTCCCCTTCGAAACCGGTGCCAAGTTCACTGGTGATGAGACCTATCTCACCTTCACAGCAAAGGCTAACGATGGCTATAAGATCGTAAGCTGGATAGCCAACGATGAGGATGTCACACCTAGCAATCCTACGGTATACGAGCATCAGCTCAAGGCTGACCTTGACCTCAAGGTAGTCTTCAAGAAGGTATATCCGCTCACCCTCACAGCTACCAAGGGCGGTAGCCTCGCAGCTAAGGTTGGTGACAAGGAGCTAAAGTCTGGTGACAACGTCACCGAGGGTACTAAGGTAACCATCGAGGCTACACCCGAGACCGGCTACGAGCTCACAGCGCTTACGGCTGGATCCGAGGATATCCTAGCTACCAAGTCCTTTGAGATGAAGGGAGCTACCGAGGTCAAGGCAACCTTTACCAAGCTACAGAAGAACTACGTCGTCACGCTGCAAAGCAACGAGCACGGCACCATCTCTATCCAGGAGAAGGTAGACCTCAAGGCTGTACCCGAGGGTACTAAGCTCACGGTCGTAGCTAAGGGTGCTAACGATAAGTGCGAGCTCACCAAGCTCACAGCCAACGGTAAAGATATCCTCAAGGATATGACCTTTACGGTCACTGAGGATATGACAGTCGTTGCTGAGTTCGTCGATCACACAGGGCTTGAGGCAGCCACCACGGCTACGCTCTCACTCTATCCTAACCCAGCTAAGGAGTATGCGATCGTCGCAGGTCTAGCACCTGAGGCTACCGTAGCACTCTACACGCTCGAGGGACAGCTGATCACGCGTCTACGTGCTGACCGCTCAGGCAGCCTACAGATAGACCTGACCGCTCTAAGCGACGGCACCTATCTCGTAGTCACCGAGAGCGCATCACAGCGACTCGTCATCAAGCACTAA
- a CDS encoding leucine-rich repeat domain-containing protein, translated as MRKRITPLLLLLLILCCPSMSHALERQPAPISTLRDASEPTIRLTTSGEIGTNYSFTIIGGTTPIQIDWGDGTLVSPTATMVKGQKAGEEIKIYGDCLSFLATGAKITAITIDAPSMGMLSLADNELTTLDLSKTPAIESLNLQNNHLTSLNVHGLTSISTLNVKLNQLATLDLSGLNTLRTLIVSDNPALTSLEVSTLTSLSSIRADNCALEQIALPASITEFYAKGNKLTTLGEETLSLAKLKRLRVPNNQIAQVTLGECPLLNDLELDGNQLTSLTLGSLPALRTLYLQSNQLDAEALNKIYTALPTAEGTIKVSGNAGAEAAAGYIAIDKGWKIDIPGQKSQTTDPCITIRVKPDKDVYLGLAGFASDSKVKVETDEGVILEKVIPSGVPSIEKYQSKRGMIRIIGLVHTIDSSENGGRVYDIDASQSPKLVRLFALHNTMTSINVKGCSELTFINCAGSELPALDLSDCTELETAWLPGNHMTTVDLTGLTKLKEVSLERNSLSEIKGLSDCTQITELDVAENQLTTLSLEGLSRLETLDCRENLLTALDLNPCPALKEIFCYKNAINAQAMKQLFESLPARSAGERGELYAINSADNGEENQVNSADVKIANNKSWLVYDYKGYENSGKNPLANERIATAKSYQLQLTRDYIEIIYAAPHAEVALYTAGGMLLQRARTDLMGSLQLSVAELPAGSYLLTIGGEVTKVMR; from the coding sequence ATGAGAAAAAGAATTACACCTCTACTCCTACTACTTTTGATCCTTTGCTGTCCATCGATGAGCCATGCGCTCGAGAGACAGCCGGCTCCTATCAGCACCCTGAGAGATGCTAGTGAGCCGACGATACGACTCACCACATCAGGAGAGATCGGGACGAACTATTCCTTTACAATCATCGGAGGCACTACGCCCATCCAGATAGACTGGGGTGACGGCACACTGGTCTCCCCCACCGCCACGATGGTCAAGGGGCAAAAAGCTGGCGAGGAAATCAAGATTTATGGGGATTGTCTCTCCTTCCTAGCGACAGGAGCCAAGATCACAGCGATCACTATCGATGCACCATCCATGGGTATGCTCTCCCTAGCGGACAACGAGCTCACCACGCTAGATCTCTCTAAGACTCCAGCGATAGAGAGTCTCAATCTGCAAAACAACCATCTGACTAGCCTCAATGTGCATGGGCTCACCTCTATCTCCACACTCAATGTCAAGCTAAATCAGTTAGCGACCTTAGATCTATCTGGCTTAAATACGCTTAGGACGCTGATCGTCTCAGACAATCCCGCTCTGACTTCGCTCGAGGTCTCTACACTCACTAGTCTCAGCTCCATACGAGCCGACAATTGTGCCTTAGAGCAGATCGCTCTCCCAGCATCTATCACCGAGTTTTATGCCAAGGGCAATAAGCTCACCACGCTCGGTGAGGAAACTCTCTCCCTGGCTAAGCTCAAAAGACTGAGAGTACCCAACAATCAGATCGCACAGGTCACACTTGGGGAGTGTCCGCTCCTCAACGACCTAGAGCTCGATGGCAATCAGCTCACATCGCTCACGCTAGGATCACTGCCCGCTCTGAGGACGCTATACTTACAGAGCAATCAGCTCGATGCCGAGGCGCTCAATAAGATCTATACAGCCCTCCCGACAGCCGAAGGTACTATCAAAGTCTCTGGCAATGCTGGTGCTGAGGCAGCTGCTGGCTACATCGCTATCGATAAAGGCTGGAAGATAGATATCCCTGGTCAAAAGAGCCAAACTACAGATCCTTGTATCACCATAAGAGTCAAGCCGGACAAGGACGTCTACCTAGGACTCGCAGGCTTTGCTTCAGACAGCAAGGTTAAGGTAGAGACCGATGAGGGCGTCATCCTGGAGAAAGTCATCCCAAGTGGCGTACCATCTATTGAGAAGTACCAGTCCAAGCGGGGTATGATCCGCATCATCGGACTCGTACATACGATCGATAGCTCCGAAAACGGCGGTCGCGTGTACGACATCGATGCCTCTCAGAGTCCTAAGCTCGTCAGACTGTTTGCCCTGCACAATACGATGACCTCTATCAATGTCAAGGGCTGCTCCGAGCTCACCTTCATCAATTGCGCCGGTAGTGAGCTCCCCGCACTCGACCTCTCTGATTGTACCGAGCTAGAGACCGCTTGGCTCCCGGGCAATCACATGACGACGGTAGACCTGACAGGGCTAACCAAACTAAAGGAGGTAAGTCTAGAGCGCAACAGCCTATCCGAGATCAAGGGTCTCTCAGACTGCACTCAGATCACTGAGCTAGATGTCGCTGAGAACCAACTCACGACTCTCTCTCTCGAAGGTCTTTCACGCCTAGAGACCCTCGACTGCCGAGAGAATCTGCTGACAGCTCTCGACCTCAACCCCTGCCCTGCACTCAAAGAGATATTCTGCTACAAGAACGCGATCAACGCACAAGCTATGAAGCAACTCTTCGAGAGCCTGCCCGCGAGAAGTGCTGGGGAGCGTGGTGAGCTCTATGCGATCAATTCAGCGGACAATGGTGAGGAAAACCAAGTCAACAGTGCCGATGTGAAGATTGCCAACAATAAGTCGTGGCTCGTCTATGACTACAAAGGCTATGAAAACAGTGGCAAGAACCCACTAGCCAATGAGCGCATCGCCACGGCTAAGAGCTACCAGCTACAACTCACGAGAGACTACATCGAGATCATATACGCAGCTCCTCATGCAGAGGTCGCTCTCTACACAGCAGGCGGCATGCTCTTGCAGCGCGCACGTACAGACCTCATGGGTAGTCTGCAGCTATCAGTTGCAGAGCTTCCCGCAGGTAGCTACCTACTCACCATAGGCGGTGAGGTAACCAAGGTAATGCGCTAG